TTTAGCTTTTCCTTTGTGTTCATTGCTATACTTTTCAGACTCAACTCTGTTCCATGCTGTATTAATActtcaaaaaacattttgaaatataatccTTACACCAATGTAAACCCTGTGTCAGATGCAAGGTTTACACCAGAATAGTACCAATTGTGAAAAGACAATTGTTATTGTTACAAgtggattaaccactgtggcacaGAAATCTGTACATGTTTAGTTAAACAATAAACACTATTTTACTTTCACAAAAGATTATGCAAACTGCATTTTGGTGTAAATACTGAGAATTCTGGCCCCAAGTAACAAGTCTTCTATACAGCCctttttcagtttaaaaagaaaaaaaaaagtttaataccACAAACTTTGCAGCAATGAGAAAGGCAGTGGCTGCCACTAGCTGTAGATTCTCAGTTTTACACAGGCATTTCGTGAGGTAGTGATCCATCAGTTTCACTGCAAGGTAGAGAGTTTCGTGATTCAGTTCAAAGTGCTCCTGCAAATACACAAGATTGCATTGTATTATCTGGTTCTGCTTTTTGAAGATCTGGGTCACAAAACCCACAAACTCCACCCAGTGCACTGACATTTTATAACAAGTTTTACCCCAATCTCGCCTACCAATTTGATTTTCTTTTGAACAGTACCTGTACTTCAATCATCCAGTCCACCACAATGGCTCTCTTTCTCTTGCTAAGGtccagctgcttgtccatgtaatcgGCTAGAGGGAAGACAACCTGAAAGAAAAGGGGCATTTGGAATATTTGACCTTTAGCAGTTCAGCCTTAACACTCATGGCGATGTTCCCATTCATTACTGTTTGGGTGGAATTAAAATTGCTGTTTGTAGAATTCTGGACCACAACACAGCTTGCATAAACAAAGGTTTCAAACAAGCTTACCTCTCTTTCTCTTATATTGTGAAAGATATCATTCACATAGACTGGAGTAGCCCAAATATTACTGCAGTCCTCCTTATCAACATCAAAATCCACCTGGAACacaatagaatttttttttttttttttgggggggggggttaatataCTAAAGAATGTACTCCAGCCCTTTGTTGTGCTATTCATCAAAATGTAAACAGGTAGGAAACACTTCAAGAAATCAAGAAATAGTTCAACATTCCCAACATCTATGTTTAATGATAGTCTCAGCagggaaatatattttttacagaggTTGCAATAGGGGGGGGACAAAGATGGCTTAACCTGCAATATAAAAGTTAGTGTAGGCAATTAACACTTCAATGTACTAGCCTAGCAAATCGATCGTAGAGTCAATGAAGAGGGGGCTTTAAGTAGATGGCTTGATCAATTGAATCAATTTTACCAATGTCTAGGACCACAGGTCTACTTCAATTTAATTTACTCCCTGTTGCTCTTGCACCCTCCACCTCTATATTCTGTTTCGTCTAATGCATAAATTAAAAGCCATTAGGCCTGGTAACTTCtctacacagcaaaaaaaaataggCACACACATTTGATCTCCAGACAGTAATTATTTATTCAACATTTTAGCTCTTACCAAACTCTTATTTGGTTTGTGAACTGCATGCTCTGCAGCATCTTTAGTCTTTTCAGTGGTTGATTTCAGTAAATTCTGCTTTAAGCATCTGCAGAAAGCACAAACAGCCATGCTTTTAATGACCTTCCTCCTACCAAGTTTCAGGTTACTCAAGGCATGTTCAGTAGTAAACTGAAAATGGACATACAACAGGTTTTAAAACAGTGATGGCTATGTGGACACCCACTGGTACAAGTGGCTATAAACACACACCATGTGGTTCTACCCCAAACCTAACTGGTTCCCCATGCTTCTTCACAGCATGCCTAACACAACTATCTAGCTTACTTCTCGTTAGTTTGGTCCTTGGCACACTTCCTTCTCTTGTCTTTTTTGTTTAGAGTCTCTGGCTGGTCCTCAGTTTTTCTCTTTGTATTAACATTGGataaagcctaaaaaaaaaaaaaaaaaaaaaaaaaaaaaaaaaaaaaaccacaatgcacaaacagttAAATATTCCTAGAGGCAAACAAAGCCCATACTAATTGAGCTAGTGTAGGCATTAACTCCTGTATACTAGGACTCTAAAGTTGTAGTGGTAGACTGGGTCTTGTTACCTTTACTTGCCAAGTTTCATTGCTCTGAAACTTGTATACAGCAGAACTAGAAAATGGCATACCTGACTAAGGCCATAAACAAAACTCGGAGAATACATGAACTTGGACAGCTTGGAGGTAAACAAAGATACATTTACTCACTATTGAATTTGTTATATTTCCAAAGGCTCGTCTTTTCTCTCGTTGAACTACATTCGGTTGGTTTGAACATACAGGGAATTCAGCAACATTGTTCTccaatgtctttaaaaaataaaaataaaaaaaataaataaataaaaataaataaataaaataaataaataaataatgcacgtTATACCAAGTGAGAGGATCACATGAACTTGAATAAAGAAAACAAGACTATACTTAACTAGATAGGTTAATAGATAGAACTAGGGAATGGTGTAAACTTTACAGGCAGACACTTAAGAACTAACATATACTGTATTCTACACACAGAGATACCCCTTTAGAGGAAACGTTGCCATGCGTTTGGATTACCAGTGCCAGGCCAAGCAAGACTGCAGCCTACATAAACAAACATGTCATGCCAGCGCTTCACAATTTCATCTCGTTTCCAAGAGTGCATCTAACCAAGTGTTAGGACGGCAGTGCAGTACGACACGACAATATTTGAAGTTCTTAAACATTACAAAAGCgtacagtaaaaacatatttttttttaaaaaaaaacacgtcacAACAATTTACCTTGCCAAATTCCACGTTTTCGTTtgatgtacattttctttttttaactaccCTCTTAGGATGTCTCATAGGCTTCATGTTTTTCACAAAAGTTGACATTCTGCAAGATCAGTGTTCACGGTAAATTCCCgccaaaaacacaaacatatacAATTTGATCAATTAATACATTGTATCATACAAAGGAGGTATCTCCAACGTTCTAGCATTTGGTTACGGTACAGTTATTtacgcagaaaaaaaaaacagaatattctAGAGACAAAattatcttttttgtttgtttgttttatagttGTCCTACCTCTCAACTTTCCTACTCAATAAGAAACACGATTTACGTGCGTCGATTTAACCCGtcgtttttataaacaaaacagctGACGTAATTTTCAAATGAGTTGGATGAAGCGGAAGAGCTAAGATTATTATTGACAGCTGCCCTTTTCAGCAAAAGTTGAAGCGCTAACGCCCACTTTACGAGTTTGAAAATAAAGTTACTGTACTTGAGTTTAGTTTAAGTGagttttttcttattgttttataaCATCAATGTGGAAACCTGGCTATATCCGTAGGTCTTCTTGGTCGTTTACGTACCAAAAACGTTAATGAATTACAATTACTTTTAGTTTGGTACCCAGACCCAAACAAGTGTTGATACTTAAATAGCTTTTGGGGTATAAGGTGATTTCCTTACTGTTGTAAAACATGATTCGTGATTCAAGTATGGGAAGGTTGGCTTTACTTAGTTCTAAAGACGCGTTTCATgagtattaatatatatatatacacatgaaaCGCTTctttagatttatatatataacctctattacatatatatatatatatatatatatatatatatatatatatatatatatatgctatccCTGTTTTCCACGTTTCGTGTGCAATATGGAATGTAAAGTTGTTGTTGCTTCCTGGTATCACTCCTTTAaaccagaaatatatatatatatatatatatatatatatatatatatattgtgcatgTGTCTGTCTCCTTGACTGTGCAGTATAACATGTCTTCATCTTCTAgccaatgtggggaagctataaaaaaggccaacaaaaatacctaatctagaatattgtgttcagttctggtcacctcactacaaaaaggatattgctgctctagaaagagtgtaaagaagagcaaccagaattattcctggtttaaaaggcatgtcgtatgcaggcaggctaaaataattgaatacattcagtcttgaacaaagaagactagggggcgatctgattcaagcattccaaattctaaaaggtattgacaatgtcgacccaagggactttttcaacctgaaaaaagaaacaaggaccaggggtcacaaatggagattagatagtggggtattcaaaaaagaaaataggaggcacttttttacacagagaattgtgagggtctggaaccaactacccaataatgttgttgaagccgacaccctgggacccttcaagaagctgcttgatgagattctgggatcaataagctactaacaaccaaatgagcaagatgggccgaatggcctcctctcgtttgtaacctttcttatgttcttatgttcttaatctaAAATTGTAGTCTGCTTAAAGTCATACTCTGGTCAGgaaataattattttgtaataatatggtagtgtaatgcaaataaatacttCTGTCCAGGGCTAAAtagaaataaagtaaaacagaaaatattttaGACTGCTTTATTTTAGTTCCACAAGGAGGAGCTACCAACATTTCTAATAGCAGCCTACTGTGTCTTAGAAGGTTAGGCTGTATTGAAGAAATGCTTAGGACTTGTGAAGACTTACATACAGTTCTGCACCAAATTCATTTCAATTTCTGCTTTCTTTAGATGCAATTAATGCAACTGAAAGTTGAAAATAATCAGCTGTTTTATAaatcttcatttttttcttttgttttggcaAAAGTTTTTATCTAgatataaatcaaatattttattattattattattattattattattattattattattattattattattattattattgcacatattgttgttgttattctaGTAATTGTAGACTTAAATGTTTACTGGATTAATTGATTGTCCAAAACCAGCCACACCTTTTATAGCTTGAGGTTGGTTATTAATATGTTATTTAACAATCATAATTACTGGTAATGGTCTAATAGAAAATGCTAACAAGCTAATGAACTTCCTAGAGTGATTTGCCAGGTCAGCATTTACAGTAGCCTAGTTTGTTATTTCTGTAGTAATTAataaattgatttttattttaatgaaaaatgcAAAAGTtactaatatctatctatctatctatctatctatctatctatctatctatctatctatataggttcccttgagaaagatatgtacaacatattgaaactttgagctaatatatatatatatatatatatatatatatatatatatatatatatatatatatataccgagcatcaaaagaaacttatcactattgtagcacatttattaaaaaaaaaaataaggtatataaatgatggtcTGTGACAGGCTGACCAAGGTAAGAAGACTCAGAGTCAgcatgtgcagggaaaataaaagacttttaattaaacaaaatacacaaaacaaaaggcacaatggccaaccaaaaagacaaacacaaaaacaggcttaaaacaaactataccaattcactcactcactcactctctccctcactccctcactctccctcactccctcactctccCTCACACTCCCTGTATTATAAGGAATGTACCTTAATCATATCACTTCTGTAGGCTctctatatatacatttaaatatataaaagaagaaCCCTACCAAGTTTGCtactcttgttttttttaatacatttatcttTATTTATACACAGTAAGATAGGGTGTTTAAGGTTTAAGaggacatctaggggatagcagttaAATTACAACTGAAAAAAACAGGTCGCGTAAAACGCAGGACCCTAGATGTAACCCATCTCTCTCAGTCGAAAAAATCCATTCCATTCAGGAACCTCTGAAGAGAGGAGTAGTGATTATTCTTCCTAATCCAATCAATTTGGTTGGCTATCCAGGGTCGGGTGGGGAATTTAATCCTAGTAAAGCCAGCCCTGTTTGTTAAGGTGTGCTGAAGCAGCTACTGTCCACCACAACTTCCTCCAGCTCCAGATAGATTGATATATGATTTATGATTCTCCATAACTCCGTCCCTGTGCAATGTATGAAAAGGGAGATTCCAGCctggaaaaataaaaagatgaatacattgtgtgtgagagagaaagcgagagagagagagagataggagagATGATTGTGAATCAACAAGGGCTGGGTATTATTCAGATCTCATTTCAGTGTCTATACCAATTATTTTCTACAGGTAAATGAAGCATTATCAGATTTCCAAACTGCATTTCAACAGTGACAGAACCTATGTGCAAGGTATCGATTataaatacaatcattttacCATTTCTATTTCATAAACAGATTATGCAAGGCCAGTGAAGTCACTTCCGCTGGGATAATGAGCCATAGTGATATGCATGAAACCTTCCCTTACCAATAtagtgaaaaaaagcaaatgAGAAATATTTTGACTGCAGTTTTATTACAGATAATTTGTAGTCATCTGTGTGTTGTTTAGATTTACAGGGTTGCTGTGTAAAGTAACTTGATCCACAGattgtattgccagcaaaagAACCTGCTGCATTGATCTGAAAACCTTACAACCAGACTGACATCCTTTACTCATTGTGGGTCCCTCTTAAATGCAGTACAttgcaatgtgtttttatactgaTGCTACACTTAGCTATACTTTCAGCAGGGAGGACGTAGTActataattaagcaaataactatCATGCCAGTATTTAGTTCTTACAAAACCCCCCATTAAGTTCTTATTCAATACTTCAGTTCAGTACAAAAGAGCTTCAGTCCAATTAAGTTCCAAGTAGTTTTTGTGAAGCACACAGAAAATCTGGCACGCATAGATAAATACTTTTCATGAAATGATATACAGTAATGGATACTGAGGAAGAAGTGAGGGGTTAGAAGTATACATGTCTGTTATTCATAACTGATGCTGGGACAATATGTCTATTtcttttcagatttataaaatgTGCTTTGAAATCCCATTTCCCTACCTTTAATTAGTTTCAGTACCCTTTTCACTGCCACTCATTGTCATTCTTTAGCAGTTCAGTTCAAGTTTGCTTCCAACCATCTCATGGAAGAATACAGAATGCCAAACCTGTAAACACATAAACAGGAAATCATATTAATccctacttattattattattattattattattattattattattattattattattattattactaataaacaCAATTTCCTTTATGTGAAGGCTCTACGTCTGCAGGTTCAAAACTTACATTTTTTTAGGTTGATATAATTGCAGGTATcgtcaatttatttttcagcatacaaaataaatattgctggCTAAATACTTCttgcattaaatattttaaattggaCATGACATATTTGTGGTTTAAGTTGAAGACAGATTTTTCATTTTGATGAAAAACCTCACTGTTGGTATCTAGAGTCTTTCAGCTAAGGCTACGCTAGGATTAATCTCCTAAATGTGCTCATGTACTAATGGGGTGTGCAGAATATACAGATTTGCAttcacatttactgtatatttgcaAATTGAAAGCAAATTGTACAATTAAATCACAGCCCTCCCTTCTGTCTAAAATCTGTGGATTAATGCTCATCAATGAAGTAAAACATGGAAAGgttcaaactgctttgcaatccCTGATATTACACCTTTGCTTTTTTACCTCAATATTAAGGTTTTACattgccgtgaaaaagtatttgccccctgtctgattttctgcatttttgcacatttttcacattgtatttggtcagatttttttgtgggttgtagtagtatataagGGAATctaagagaaaaaatgacaccaaaatgtggtgcttctttcatttgtttggtgtgcaaggtaatcaaacatgcaatcttcaggtgtgaaaaagtatcagagaattctagaggagaatgtcaggccatccgtccgtgagctgaagctgaagcgcagctgggtaatgcagcaagacaatgatccgaaacacacaagagaatggttgaagaacaagaaatttaaagttttggaatggcctagtcaaaggcaggacctgaaacgagcagtttatgctcgaaaacccacaaatgtcactgagttgaagcagttctgcatggaggagtgggccaaaatacCTCCACGGTGCtctgagagactaatcaataactacaggaagcgtttggttgcagttattgctgctaaaggtggcgtaaccagttattgagtctaagggggcgattactttttcacacgggggcattgggtgttgcataactttctttaataaataaatgaaatatgtatcaaatttttgtgtcatttgttcactcagggtcccttttacctactattaggttttggttgaagatctgataacattcagtgacaaaaatatgcaaaaatgcagaaaatcagacagggggcaaatactttttcatggcactgtatatatatatgaaaagacatgattttaattaatgcaagaacagcgaaaTATAGGACCATGTcttgcttgagtaatgaagatcacctggtttctatcagcatgattgaaggcggtctgtctgtgagagaagttgcccggagaatgagatgttctgcctcaacaatcagcagactagtccagagaaaccaggaaaccggctctgtgagggacaggccatgtcctggaaggcagagggtcactacaccggcccaggaccgtcacatctgactgatccatctgcgtaatcgttttcagactgcagtggctacagcatgagaaattccaggaagaaataacctgcgcatcagcagaatgaatGTAGCTcaccgtctgcatgaaaatgatttgcatgctcggaggccgttcaggggtaacatgttgacagctgagagacagaATCACCATGTTCCGTGGACCAGAGAACATCTGAGttggcggcagagagagtggtggaatTAGTTTTTCACAGATGGATGCTGTTTTGctcttgacagacctgacggaagacaacgtgtgtggagaagtcgttatgctgactgttgcattgttgaTATGGGGAGgcatctcctttaacacaagaacacctttggtgcagattgagggcaaccttactacACAGGgatacattgatgaagtccttgaggcaacagtttttccattcctgcaagccaatccagaagcgttgattttccagcaggacaatgcaagaccacacagtgctaggattacagttgcacgacttcaagaaaacaatgttgaggtcttgtcgtggccagctttttctcctgatctgagtccaatagaacatcagtgggaccaaatcaccagtgccatccacaggagacaaccacgaccagccaaacctttgccagctggctgcagctgcacaggaagagtggcggaacattcCACAGAAGTCTCTCCAGaagctgatcaggtctatgcgtcaacgctgccaggattgtgttaatgctcatacccgatactaactttgtaatgttttcattttgacagcgtgtcacatttcatactgaaactTATCATGAttttttgatctgtatttttgttcacattttctgtgatttggtttgatatctatgtttaaaatatttgattaaattcattacacctgagtgttgcatttcttctGTGCATCAAATATATAATATTTGTTACAACAGAGTGCCCCATGGACTGTTCTACTTGTTAACCAATTCTAAACAGCTGACACCAGTATTTTCTAACTCCATGTAATTGCATCCATATGCAATTACATGGAGTTAAAGGAGGTATccataataatttttaaaatgctCCTGCGACAGTACGAGGGATCCATAATTAGTACGTTCTGTCTGTGAGGAATCCATCATTCATTTATGAATGCCCAGTCTACATCAAACTGAAAAACAGGTCACTTTGCCCTCAGAGCACTACAATGTGACAAAGATAAGCAGTACCTTCTAGTATGCAATTTATTGGTATTTTGCACAATGAAAAATCCAAAACTATGGAGAAGAAAAATAACAGTGGACGACAATGTATAATGATCATTTACAGCTGCATATTTCACTCAGCATACAGTATGAATCAACTGGCTGTAAATTCGGAAAATCATTTTCAGACAGGGAAAGAACAACTTGTGAACAAACTGCGCGTTGATTGATTTTACAGTATTACCACCAATACATTGATGGATTTATTGATACAAAAACAAAGGATAGTAAATGATTAAAGTCATAGGGGCTGACCTCAAACTGACCATCGCCTAGGAACAAACCCAGCAATGACATCATGGATCCCTAGAATGAAGAGAAAACACATCATTGAGATGAGACAATAAACATAAGGGATAAGGGATGAGCCTACGCCTTGCGGCAAACTGGAGCCAATAGCAACCAGCGAGTTCAGTGTTTTTCTTGGTTCACCAGGAACCTTGGCAAATTGTCATAATCTGCATATGGCTAGTCGATAAAGGCTATCTGGTATTTCAGTGGTGTTGGAGTCATGTTAACCATGCATATATTTATTCACCTGTACATTGGATCTGGTCAGTGCTACTATAGTAAGCAAGTCACTGCTGCAAGCAGGAAGCAGCTGTGGTCTGATTAATAAGGTCACAGGGTCATTCTAGTTAAATATTCCATTAATAAATAAAGTACCTTATATGTTGAAGTGCAGGTAGAATAATCTAAATGGTACCTCGATACGTTTCTGTCCACTAAAGCCAGTTCTCTGCTAttcataaataaatgcaaaaaaatgacTTGGCAATCAGGAAGCCGGGTGAATGTAGGGGATATATACTTGAGCTGTGAGCAGGAGATAATTAAAGAATATGCCTTCTAGGCTTCTATAGAAGAAGAGACTGGGATTTTACACAATCCAAATTATCTTAACTGTAAAAGCTGCCGTATCAACTGAGAATATTAACAATGTATGACCTACATTATACATATCTTATGCATAACACATTGCAAGTGTCAGTATATTAAAAAGTAGGTCACCATGAACTACATCCACAGAATTTAGAATATTGTCAAACTGCAGGTCTTAAGAAGCAGCCTTCTATTGCTCAGCCGATATGAACTCCTCTGGTACCTCCTCTTCGCTggcatttataattaaaaaactaaaGCTCACTTCATGTTGGAAATTATGTGACTTATGATAGCTACTATCAGCACCAACAGCACCTAGAGTAATTGATGAATTCACCCCACTGAGAAAAGTGTACTTGCAAGTACAGATGTTGTTATTCAGTGCAGGGATGTTTTCTATTATTAAGTCTGGAAATCAATTGACCAATCCTGATGTCCTGAGCTAATTAATATTCCCTTTCTTGTACACAGGGAAGCAtgtgcatcattattattaattaaaacctgTGCCGAGAGGGTGACACTATTATTGGTATGCAATGTTGTAAAGTTCAGATGAACTGTGTTTTACTTGCCTTGTCAATTCAGACATGCTATGTTTTAAGAGCCaattaactgttaacaacaaTGATTACCTTATGCATAGTAATTCATTTATACACTAATATCCCCCTCCTTCACACACACAtcatatttgtttaaatgtagatttaaatatgttactgtagtaatgttctAAGAAGTGAGAACAGTTATTAATAGtttataaatatgttaatatatatttttatatttgcaaaACATGAacaacatttaacaaaataagttggtaacagttaataaataaacaaaaaaataatgtattcacaaAAAAAGTAATGCATTGTAGTCTAATATACTTTATATTGATTTAATGTTCTATTTCATTCAAATCACATTTATGTTAAAACGTGACTGAGGATGAAATTAAATTGCAAATATCAATTTCAGAAACATCAGGGATTTTTCGTATGCTCTTTGATCAAATCCGCTGTGGACGTCTTCCAGTTCACTGCACACATGGCAGGATTCAGAGTCCTCGTTTCCCATTATCAGGACTCACCTTGCTACAACTGCTACTTGTTAGTGATCTCCCCATAAGAGGCAGATAATtcaaactactttcactttcataTCTGGCTATCTAGTCAGTGGTATAGGAAAATATGGCATGTCTTGACTTTCAGGTTGACTTTGATAAACTAAACTCACAACATGATTCTATCTGGAGTTATTCCGCAATTTTAAGTGCTTACTTTCTCGGTCGTATAAAAAATTGGGGATTTTGCTGTTGTAAAATACCCTGCGGGCTGAGGGGTTCCCGTGTAAATAAACAGTTTACTGTTCTTTATTTTGATCTTCAGATATTCAAATgtctgtcacatttttttttaaatctagataACATGTTCAATTTAAATCAGTTGGATAGTTTAATGTAAAACCTTGTCTCCAGGAGGGTTAAGGGCTTGCTTTAGTTCACCCCGCCTGATTGAAACACCAGTATTAATAGGAGAGACAAAGT
The sequence above is drawn from the Acipenser ruthenus chromosome 12, fAciRut3.2 maternal haplotype, whole genome shotgun sequence genome and encodes:
- the LOC117973236 gene encoding G2/mitotic-specific cyclin-B3-like, with amino-acid sequence MSTFVKNMKPMRHPKRVVKKRKCTSNENVEFGKTLENNVAEFPVCSNQPNVVQREKRRAFGNITNSIALSNVNTKRKTEDQPETLNKKDKRRKCAKDQTNEKCLKQNLLKSTTEKTKDAAEHAVHKPNKSLVDFDVDKEDCSNIWATPVYVNDIFHNIREREVVFPLADYMDKQLDLSKRKRAIVVDWMIEVQEHFELNHETLYLAVKLMDHYLTKCLCKTENLQLVAATAFLIAAKFVERCAPLVEEFLFICSGIYSRKHILVMERRILSALGFDINIPEPYSFIRRYAKCARSDLLTLTLARYICEMTLQEYEFLQERSSKLAAACLFLAMKMACSGDWTQTLVHHTGYEKEDLVPIMEKLSSLISTQNGKLKAVYTKYSHSTFLEVAKIPPPKPFTFQLKTQQ